A region of the Microcystis aeruginosa FD4 genome:
TGCAAAAATATGAGAAAATTCGGGCGGCTTTAGGTGAAACCGAAGCGGAGTTAAAAGATACCAAAGGACAGTTAAAAATACTCGATCTCTCCGAAGAACGGATTCGCAATATCGAAGCCACCTATAGAGAAGAAGTGGCTAAATTGCAGAAAGAGTTAGAAGATAGCCAAGGGCGTTTACCAGAGGCAGCCAGCGCAAATCCCGCTCAAGCCGTGGAAGTTGCCTATAAAACCCAAATTCAGGAACTTCAACAGGAATACGAAGCTAAAATCGAGGAATTGCGCCAAAGCTATCAAAGTCAAATTCAAGAGATGATAGACGGGAAGCAAGGGGAAATGGAGTCCCTGCGTCAAAGTCAACAGACGCAGATTCTAGAATTAGAAAATGGCTATCAGTCGCAAATTCAACAACGAGAACAGGGTTATCAAAGCCAACTGTTAGAACCAGAAAACGCCCGCCAAGCAGTAGTGGCGGAACTGCCCATTCAAGAAGATGATCAAATCACTGAAATCGTCGAACCCTGGGATGATTTCCCCGATAGTCCCAGTGCCGAAGAAATGAATCCTTTTGATGGTTTTGTCACTGAAGAAACCCTAGGATTAGAACCAGAATTTGCTCCTGAAGCGCTGGTAGAAACGCCCATTTCTGAATCAGAGTTCGCCAGTGAAGTGAATCCTTTTGATGGTTTCGTCACTGAAGAAACCCTAGATTCGGCAGCAGAATTAACTCCTGAGATGGAGATGTTTGGCGGCTTTGAAAGCCTAGAAGGAAATCTGGAAATAGAACCAGAATTCGCCCCAGCAATGGAGACATTTGACGGTTTAAACGGCAGGGAAGAAACCTTAGTTTCTCCAGAAGAAATGACTATGGTTGAAGATTTTCCCGTCATGGAAGAACAAGCAATATCTGACTGGGAGATGTCCGCTGCTGAGATAGAATTTCTCAAGGCTCTACAATTAGAGGAAGAAACTAGAACGATCAGTAACCTAGAAGAATTATCAGGTAATTACAATCAGAGCTTCAGTCAAGAAACCGTTATCAGTGACACCAGTTTCTCTGATTTATTACTCACCGACGCAGAAAAATTCGCTGATGATCAAAATTTTCTAGATGAGTTATTTGCCGATACTGCTGACAGCAATAGCTCCGAATTATTCGATCCTTTTGCTGAAGAAACCCCTAAAGTTGAAGCTAACGACAAAAAAGGTTCTTCTGTTCTGAGTAACCAAGAAGAACTAGATTTCTTCAGTATGTTGGATAATGAAGAAACGGGAAATCTAGAATCCCTGCCTTCTGAGGAAGAACTGTCCCTTGATGATCTATTTAGCGATGATTTATTCTCGGATGGGGACAATAGCAAAACCACGACGCTAGAATCTCATCAGTAGGCAGATTGCCCGCTATGAAGGCAGAAGACAGAATTTCTTCCCCGCCCGATTTCTGGCTTCTGACTTTCTTGCCTCAAAGTGACGACCGACTCCCCAAAACGAAAACCTCATAAGCTGTTGACTATCTAAATTACTCGTTAAGATTGCAGGGGAGCGCTGGAGCTGCGGAGCGGGGAGAAGTAGTTTGAGCATTTGTACTAAAATTTCCAATACGCAGTTTAAATTCAGTACAGCTTACCTCACCATTAATACTAAATCCTGTTTAAAAGGTATAGGGGAGCGGGGAGTGGGGAGTGGGGAGTGGGGAGTGGGGAGAAACAATCGATAACTTGGGAGTTAATCACACTATTAAAAACAAATTTGCTATCAAAATCTAGCATCTGTAGGGATTTTCTCCCATCTATGGCAGTTATCTTAATGATGAGGTAGGAAGTTTTCCTTTTAGGGGAGTCAGTCCTCGGTCGTCGATGGCAAATTAGGTTAGACTTCATCTTGATGGGAAAGGCTGTAAATATTCCACATTTGTTGATAAGCAGTTTCTAAATCTCTGGTAAATTGTTTAGCATTCCAGAGGGGAGATGTATGACGAGACTTTCGGAGTTTACAACGGACTTCTTCTCTTAAATTTTTATCCAATCCTAACTTAATTCCCCACTGCACATATTCTTCATCACTCCAAGCTATACCCTCGGTTATTCCCGCATTCATCATTAAAGTATAACCGTTGCGTGATGACCATTGTTGCCCCACTTTAACCACCAGAGGAATTCCCATCCAGAGGGTTTCTAGGGTGGTTGTACCACCATTAAAGGGATAGGTATCCAAAACCACATCAGCGATGGCTAAATTTGCCCTGTAGGTTTCCGTATTATAGAGAGGAACCATCTTAATTCGATTAGTTTCTACCCCAACTTCTGCAGCAATTTGACAGCATAAATCCCAGAGGGAATTAGCATCAGCAACTCCCTGAATCAGGAAATAACTATTAGGTACGGATTTGATGATTTGCATTTGTAAGCGAATCATCGCCGGATTACGCTTAATTGCTGTTTGAGAACTTAGATAAATAACCGCATCGTTATTAATACCTAAATTTTCTCTTCGCAGGGTAGGAACTGCAATTTCAAACCCATCCACAGCGACGAAAGCATCAGGTAAACGCCAGATTTTTTCTTGATAATATTCTTGGGCATTTTCTGGCAATACATAAGGGTCTGCTAAAAGATAATCTACTGAGGGTAAACCGGAACCATCAAAACCTAACCAGTTAACTTGAATAGGGGCAGGTTTAAGGGCAATAACTTGGGCGACAATTGCTCCAGTACCACTATCTAAATCTATCAGAATATCGATGTTATCTTCTTTAATTTTGCGGTAGGTTGCTAAGGAATCAGCAGTAGCATGATAGATTTTATCTGCGGGATTAGAAAACCATTTTTTAGTTATTTCATCCACAGGTTGACTCACCAGATAAAGGTGAATATCAAACTGCTCACGATTGTGATAACTAATAGTCCAACGACTCAATAAACCCACGGGATGACGTTTTAAGCTTTGGGCAATGTAACCAATTTTAATTTTTTTATTTGCATTATCTTCTCTAGGTTTGTCAAAACTTTCCTCCTGAAAACCTAGCATTGCTTTGTAGGTTTCTTGAAAAAAACTGCCAATCTGATTTAAAATTAGTCGATTCTCTTTCGGGTTATCTTCATAGTAAGAAATCGGATTCATAACTGTTAGTAACGCTTCCCGCACTAAGGGATGTATATCTTGAGGTTTTTCTTGTAAGAATTGTCTAATTAAATGTTTATACTCTTGACAAATACTAGGAATGTCATTCCATTTTGAGGATCGCAAAGAAGCATTAAAGAGAAGAGATTGACTAAACATTTTTAAATCAATGGTTTGACTTTTATCTTGCAACTTATTGACTAAATTTATGGCTTTTTCATAGTCAGGTAAAGAGATATAAAACCAAAACAGATTAACCGCTAAGTACCAACTTTCGGGATAAAGGGGAAGAAAAGCTTCCGCTAAGTCAACGGAATAAATAGGTTGATATTTCTCAAAAGCAAAGCTTCCGGTAATAGTTATGACGTGATTAAGTAATTCTAGAGAATTGTCAAGATAGGGTAAACTTAACCGAACTAATTCTATGGTATATTCATGAGCGTAAGGTATGACGGCAATTACTACCCTTTCCAATAATTGAGAGTTAACTGAACCCTGAGTAATTAATTCTAGTATTTGCCATTCTTGCAGTTGTTGAGGATGAAATCTATTTAATTTAATTTCAACGAGAGTTAAATGCAGTAAATTATCGAGATAACTGGGATTAATTTCCTGTAGATGTTTACGAATTAACCAACTGATTTCTAGATTTTCTAACTCTAATTGTCGGTTAGCTTCGGCTGCTAAAATATTGCTTAATTCTAGCATCCATGAATCAGTTTCCTGTTCTTCTACTTGAGTGAAAACAAATAACCAAGTAGCTTGTGCTTCTTCTTCCCTAGCTTCCAAAAGATAGGATAATCCTAAATACCAATAATGACTAATTTCTAGGGGTTCTCTTTCTATCAGTTCTTGATAAAACTGGCTAACAATATCGTATTGATTGTTTTCTAAAGCGGTTTTAACTTCATTGTGCCAAGACATGATTTAATTCTCCCTGATTAACTTTCACAATAGATTTGCCACATTTGACGATAGGCATTTTCCACATCTTTAGTAAACTGACGTGCATTCCAAAGCGGTGCTGTTTGACGAGAAGCTTGCAATTGCAAGGCTATTTTTTTTCTTAATTCCTCATCCATTCCCAATTTTATTCCCCACTGAATATACTCCTCATCACTCCAAGCAATACCCTCGCTAATTCCCGCATAAGTCATAAAAGTATAACTGTTACGACTGGCCCATTGTTGTCCAACTTTTGTCACTACAGGAATACCCATCCAAAGAGTTTCTAGAGTAGTGGTTGCACCACTATAGGGATAGGTATCGAGTACCACATCGGCAATTTGGAGATTAGCGCGATGAATTTCTTCCTTAGCAACTCCTGAGAGAAAGCGCAATCTATTTTCATCGATTCCTTCCTCTTTAGCAATGCTGATAAATAAATCTTTGATAAGCTTTTCACTTCCTGCACCTTTGATTAATAAATAACTTTTGGGTACTGCTTTAATAATCTGCATTTGTAAGCGAATTGTGGCAGGATTTCTTTTTAATCCCACTTGCAAAGTTAAATAAGTAATTGCCTCTGCCGGTATGTTTAAATCCTGTCGGGTTAGCGTTGGTGTTCCGATTTCAAATCCATCCACGGACAGATAACAGTTAGGTAAGCGCCAAAGCTTCTCTTGATAAAACTCTTGGGCATTTTTTTCTAGAACTAAATCATCCACAATAAAGTAATCAATCGCAGGTATTCCCGCGGCATCTAGTCCTAACCATGTCACCTGAATTGGTGCGGGTTTAAGGGCCATAACTCGACAGGTGTTATCATTAGTGATGCTATCTAAATCTACTAAAATATCGATGTTATCTTGATTAATTTTTTCGGCAATAATTTGGGGATTGGCTGGTAAATTATCATACTTATACACTTTATTTTTAAACCATTGTTCCGTAATATCGTCCTCGACTTGATTGACTAGGTAGAGATGAATATTAAAGTCGTCTCGTTGATGATAATGAATTAACCAGCGACTTAAAAACCCAACGGAATGTCGGCGTAAAGTATTGGCAATATAGCCAATATTTAGCTTTTTATTGACATCTTTAGGTCTCTGGGAATCGATAGTAACCTGATTAAATCTTTTTCTAACTGCCTCTTGAAACAGTTTAGCTAACTGATTAGTTAACCAGCGATTACCCACTAAGTCATCTTTTAAATAAGCTAAGGGAGAAGTGATAAAAATAACCTCAGCTTGATTTCTAATTGGACATTGATGCTGTTCTAAATTATTTTGAATTGCTTGATAATATTCTTGGATTTGATTGTCAATATTTAACCAATTACCTGCTAAAAGTTCCGTATAGAGTAGCAGATAAACACTATCCAGTTTTGATCCTTTATCACTGGCTAAATTCCTGATTTTATTGACAGTTTTCATGGCCAACTCAAAGTTACCAGTATCGAAATAGTATTGATGAATTTTATACAAAAGTGGTAAGTGATCGGGTATAATATCTAGACAGCTAAGAGTCAAAATAAAAGCATTAGTTTTATCGCTATAATAAATCTTTTCAATATGTTGTTCGATAATTTCCAATATTGCCGATTGTTGTGACTCTATTTTTAAAAGGGTTATGATGATATCTAAAACTTCTTGCGCTGGCCAATCTAGAAGTTTATAGATTGTGTGTAGGAGTAAATTTGTATCGAAAGTTTCTAACTTGTCCGAATTAATTAAATCAACTATTTGCCAATCTTTAAGTTTTTGAGGATAAAAATATTCTAGCTTAATTTCTAACAGGACTAGATATAATAAATTTTCTAGGTTATCTGGATTTATCTGGTAGATATGCTGACGAATTACCCAGCTTAATTGCCAATTTTTTAGCGTCACTTGTCTTCGCGCTTCCCCATCTAAAATATTGACTAAATCTGCTGTCCACCCCATCACTTCCTCTTCATCCCCTTGACTGAGGACGAATAACCATATCGTTTGTGCTTCTTCTTCTCTTCCTTGCAAAAGATAGGACAATCCTAAATACCAATAATAACTAATTTCTAAGGGGTCTCTTTCTATCAGTTCTTCATAAAACTGACTAACAATATCGTATTGATTGTTTTCTAAAGCGGTTTTAACTTCATTTTGCCAAGACATGGTTTAATTCTCCCTGATTAACTTTCACAATAGATTTGCCACATTTGACGATAGGCGCTTTCCACATTTTTAGTAAACTGACGTGCATTCCAAATCGGTGAAGTTTTTCTAGATTCATCTAATTTAGCGATAACTTTGCGTCTCAATTGTTCATCCTTACCCAACTTAATTCCCCAATCGATATACTCCTCATCACTCCAAGCAATACCCTCACTAATTCCCGCATTAACCATTAAAGTATAACTATTTCTCGATGACCATTGTTGACCAACTTTTGTAACCAAAGGTATCCCCATCCACAGTACATCTAAAGTCGTCATTCCTCCCGTAAAAGGATAGGTATCTAAAACCACATCAGCTATCCTTAAATTTGCTCGAT
Encoded here:
- a CDS encoding O-linked N-acetylglucosamine transferase, SPINDLY family protein, which produces MSWHNEVKTALENNQYDIVSQFYQELIEREPLEISHYWYLGLSYLLEAREEEAQATWLFVFTQVEEQETDSWMLELSNILAAEANRQLELENLEISWLIRKHLQEINPSYLDNLLHLTLVEIKLNRFHPQQLQEWQILELITQGSVNSQLLERVVIAVIPYAHEYTIELVRLSLPYLDNSLELLNHVITITGSFAFEKYQPIYSVDLAEAFLPLYPESWYLAVNLFWFYISLPDYEKAINLVNKLQDKSQTIDLKMFSQSLLFNASLRSSKWNDIPSICQEYKHLIRQFLQEKPQDIHPLVREALLTVMNPISYYEDNPKENRLILNQIGSFFQETYKAMLGFQEESFDKPREDNANKKIKIGYIAQSLKRHPVGLLSRWTISYHNREQFDIHLYLVSQPVDEITKKWFSNPADKIYHATADSLATYRKIKEDNIDILIDLDSGTGAIVAQVIALKPAPIQVNWLGFDGSGLPSVDYLLADPYVLPENAQEYYQEKIWRLPDAFVAVDGFEIAVPTLRRENLGINNDAVIYLSSQTAIKRNPAMIRLQMQIIKSVPNSYFLIQGVADANSLWDLCCQIAAEVGVETNRIKMVPLYNTETYRANLAIADVVLDTYPFNGGTTTLETLWMGIPLVVKVGQQWSSRNGYTLMMNAGITEGIAWSDEEYVQWGIKLGLDKNLREEVRCKLRKSRHTSPLWNAKQFTRDLETAYQQMWNIYSLSHQDEV
- a CDS encoding O-linked N-acetylglucosamine transferase, SPINDLY family protein; this encodes MSWQNEVKTALENNQYDIVSQFYEELIERDPLEISYYWYLGLSYLLQGREEEAQTIWLFVLSQGDEEEVMGWTADLVNILDGEARRQVTLKNWQLSWVIRQHIYQINPDNLENLLYLVLLEIKLEYFYPQKLKDWQIVDLINSDKLETFDTNLLLHTIYKLLDWPAQEVLDIIITLLKIESQQSAILEIIEQHIEKIYYSDKTNAFILTLSCLDIIPDHLPLLYKIHQYYFDTGNFELAMKTVNKIRNLASDKGSKLDSVYLLLYTELLAGNWLNIDNQIQEYYQAIQNNLEQHQCPIRNQAEVIFITSPLAYLKDDLVGNRWLTNQLAKLFQEAVRKRFNQVTIDSQRPKDVNKKLNIGYIANTLRRHSVGFLSRWLIHYHQRDDFNIHLYLVNQVEDDITEQWFKNKVYKYDNLPANPQIIAEKINQDNIDILVDLDSITNDNTCRVMALKPAPIQVTWLGLDAAGIPAIDYFIVDDLVLEKNAQEFYQEKLWRLPNCYLSVDGFEIGTPTLTRQDLNIPAEAITYLTLQVGLKRNPATIRLQMQIIKAVPKSYLLIKGAGSEKLIKDLFISIAKEEGIDENRLRFLSGVAKEEIHRANLQIADVVLDTYPYSGATTTLETLWMGIPVVTKVGQQWASRNSYTFMTYAGISEGIAWSDEEYIQWGIKLGMDEELRKKIALQLQASRQTAPLWNARQFTKDVENAYRQMWQIYCES